In Desulfobulbus oralis, one DNA window encodes the following:
- a CDS encoding YfhO family protein gives MMSVVRLGAAVSSWRGISPRMTLACRKAASLAAAHETYTLALVILLIWSYIFHEYFIFDKIFIFDYYAVDTISQFYPIEYFRVKNLLSGHIPFWSFQFGLGENVYNLTAGLNPFNIIYLAFGADHIAEAISFIILLKFLAAALFFHAFLQKLNFSRALAFFGALAYTFSGYMVLNSHWYHYPNYAVFAAMFLYFFELWFQQKIWLPLVLLVGLLSIKLELQILHIGFFGFFYVLYRCVNQVRKPAKIFFLYIKLICFYFIGIAIWSYFLLPDVYRYFYSDRIKKSFSTVTQTSFIEKLFNFASIDNIIHNVARFFSPDALFSWLFYHGSINYFEDSTLYIGIAAFLFFLVPLVIREKNIRMLWIFPLISMIIISIPYIKTALLIFISHSFKHLSFYCSFYALFTFMIILQNFFYGKDNEKFISKIKKISFVILIIITLFFLYLAKYKYIGNFKINLNTIAVSIAFSIIFCVSLLIYNKKNHIFIKNFLLALLIVEIIISSRVVAGSIPGQFLPFFEKRQVAYFNKDTKSALDYIKKIDDSFFRIEKNYSEFSLNDALIQNYFGTTSYLAFPGQGKKNFYQAFNLSRSLLSYSRGLEDHKNLQDLLAVKYFLQRRDLGNSAPSGFSYLKSFGNIDIYRNEHVHSFGCMFYHQISPEAFQQLSLEERNRITSTAVVSAEAQPGIARVSGPPAEHMAQPDEGDALLLTHWDEEHFVGDITTRRPGLLFFPVPHDPGWHVQVDGREERLLCLDFAFSGLALTTPGRHHVELIYRPPFMILGLALTGISLLLTLLLWWRHPRIAAY, from the coding sequence ATGATGAGTGTTGTCAGGTTAGGCGCCGCAGTTTCAAGCTGGAGAGGCATCAGCCCGAGGATGACCCTGGCATGCCGCAAGGCAGCAAGCCTGGCTGCGGCACATGAAACATATACCCTGGCTCTGGTCATACTATTGATCTGGAGCTATATCTTTCATGAGTATTTCATTTTCGATAAGATATTTATTTTTGATTACTACGCTGTAGATACGATATCGCAGTTTTACCCTATAGAATATTTTCGGGTTAAGAACTTACTATCTGGGCATATTCCTTTCTGGTCATTTCAATTTGGTTTAGGGGAGAATGTCTATAATCTGACAGCAGGGTTAAATCCATTTAATATTATTTATCTTGCCTTTGGGGCAGATCATATTGCAGAGGCCATCTCATTTATCATTCTGTTAAAATTTCTGGCCGCCGCCCTGTTTTTCCATGCCTTTTTGCAAAAACTCAATTTTTCAAGGGCCTTGGCATTTTTTGGAGCATTGGCCTATACGTTCAGCGGCTATATGGTACTCAATAGCCATTGGTATCATTATCCGAACTATGCCGTTTTTGCGGCTATGTTTCTTTATTTTTTTGAACTCTGGTTCCAACAAAAAATCTGGTTACCCCTGGTTTTACTTGTTGGTTTGCTATCCATAAAATTAGAATTACAAATTCTGCATATTGGTTTTTTTGGATTTTTCTATGTGCTCTATCGCTGCGTTAACCAGGTAAGGAAGCCGGCCAAAATATTTTTTTTATATATAAAACTTATCTGTTTTTATTTTATTGGCATTGCCATATGGTCATATTTCCTGCTTCCTGATGTATACAGATATTTTTATTCTGATCGGATAAAAAAATCGTTCTCTACGGTTACACAGACTTCCTTTATTGAAAAATTGTTCAATTTTGCCAGCATTGATAATATCATTCACAATGTAGCGCGTTTCTTTTCCCCAGATGCCCTGTTCTCCTGGCTATTCTATCATGGATCTATAAACTATTTCGAGGATTCAACTCTATATATCGGTATAGCTGCATTCTTATTTTTTCTTGTTCCTTTGGTAATAAGAGAGAAAAATATAAGGATGCTATGGATATTTCCATTAATCTCTATGATAATTATAAGCATACCCTACATAAAAACAGCATTACTTATATTCATCAGTCATTCATTCAAACATTTGTCATTTTACTGCAGCTTTTACGCCCTCTTCACCTTCATGATAATTTTACAAAATTTTTTTTATGGAAAAGATAACGAAAAATTCATCTCAAAAATTAAAAAGATATCTTTTGTGATTCTTATTATCATTACACTTTTTTTTCTGTACCTTGCTAAATATAAATATATTGGTAATTTCAAAATTAATTTAAATACTATTGCAGTATCAATAGCATTTTCCATTATATTTTGCGTTTCCCTGCTAATATACAATAAAAAGAACCATATTTTTATAAAAAATTTTCTATTAGCTTTATTAATAGTAGAGATCATTATCTCATCTCGTGTAGTGGCTGGCTCAATCCCTGGGCAATTTCTACCGTTTTTTGAAAAACGTCAAGTGGCATATTTTAACAAAGATACGAAATCAGCTCTGGATTATATCAAGAAAATAGATGATTCATTTTTCAGAATTGAGAAAAACTATAGTGAATTTAGTCTGAATGATGCTCTCATCCAAAACTATTTCGGGACAACTTCATATCTTGCTTTTCCTGGCCAGGGAAAGAAAAATTTCTATCAGGCATTTAATCTTTCAAGGTCATTATTATCCTACAGTCGTGGCCTGGAAGATCACAAAAATCTACAGGATCTGCTGGCAGTTAAATATTTTCTTCAGCGAAGGGACCTGGGAAATTCTGCGCCTTCCGGTTTTTCCTACCTCAAAAGTTTTGGCAATATCGATATTTACAGGAATGAGCATGTGCATTCGTTTGGGTGCATGTTTTATCATCAGATCAGCCCCGAGGCCTTTCAGCAATTGAGCCTTGAAGAGAGAAATCGGATCACCTCAACCGCTGTGGTCAGTGCAGAAGCGCAGCCCGGCATCGCCAGGGTAAGCGGCCCGCCTGCCGAGCACATGGCGCAGCCAGACGAGGGCGATGCCCTGCTGCTGACACACTGGGACGAAGAGCATTTCGTGGGTGACATCACAACCCGGCGTCCGGGCCTGCTGTTTTTCCCGGTGCCCCATGACCCGGGCTGGCACGTGCAGGTTGACGGCCGTGAAGAGCGTCTCCTGTGTCTGGATTTTGCCTTCTCCGGACTTGCCCTGACCACGCCGGGCAGGCACCATGTTGAGCTGATCTATCGGCCGCCCTTTATGATACTTGGACTGGCACTGACCGGTATCAGCCTCCTGCTGACCCTTCTCCTCTGGTGGCGCCATCCAAGAATTGCCGCATACTGA
- a CDS encoding helix-turn-helix domain-containing protein, with protein MLHSHLTMEERIGIAVFMYMGMSCRKIAAYPGRGHTTIFRKLRRSSSKAAILLNGRHAQKAKDAAP; from the coding sequence ATGCTCCACAGCCATCTTACCATGGAAGAGCGTATCGGTATCGCAGTATTTATGTACATGGGCATGAGTTGCCGGAAAATTGCAGCCTATCCTGGCCGAGGCCATACGACCATTTTCAGGAAGCTGCGGCGTAGCAGCTCAAAGGCGGCTATCCTGCTCAACGGCAGACACGCGCAAAAAGCAAAAGATGCCGCGCCATGA